In Chitinophaga sp. HK235, a single window of DNA contains:
- a CDS encoding class I SAM-dependent methyltransferase produces MTQKLKVPATSLLVLEKAIPLYGSPLQQTYINAIDFSEVSQASRDMTRAYPPGADMIYYRKQAIREMIRLRLEQFPAQQMVILGAGLDPLSLYLLETYPGRLSRIIEVDNGYIDVKKKIYEEILHIKGLQFVHCDLTDIVLLEALLKQHGYSADEPTIIILEGVIPYISNEEFVQVMQLFSSAGRQNQGIVDYALAYSDIPDNYLVYHRNLLKAMEAQLNITVNLNTRQQIMDLVARFGQLDYLEPLYETEKRLTGTNRAFHQPGHGSVEMAVFSL; encoded by the coding sequence ATGACGCAGAAGTTAAAAGTTCCCGCCACTTCCCTGCTGGTGCTGGAAAAAGCGATACCCCTGTATGGCAGTCCTCTGCAACAGACTTATATCAACGCGATAGATTTCAGTGAGGTCAGCCAGGCTTCGCGTGATATGACACGCGCTTATCCACCCGGTGCAGATATGATATACTATCGCAAGCAGGCTATCCGGGAGATGATCCGGTTGCGCCTGGAACAATTTCCGGCTCAACAGATGGTGATACTGGGCGCAGGGTTGGACCCGCTGTCGCTTTACCTGCTGGAAACCTATCCGGGGCGTCTTAGCCGGATTATTGAGGTAGACAACGGGTATATCGATGTGAAGAAAAAAATCTATGAAGAAATATTACATATAAAGGGACTGCAGTTTGTCCATTGTGACCTGACGGATATTGTTTTGCTGGAAGCCCTGCTGAAACAGCATGGTTATAGTGCTGATGAGCCCACCATTATTATTTTGGAGGGGGTGATTCCTTATATCAGTAATGAAGAATTTGTGCAGGTCATGCAGCTGTTTAGTTCAGCAGGCCGTCAGAATCAGGGTATCGTGGATTATGCACTGGCGTATTCAGACATACCCGACAATTACCTGGTGTACCACCGGAATCTGTTAAAGGCTATGGAAGCCCAGCTCAACATTACTGTCAATCTGAATACCCGTCAGCAGATCATGGATCTGGTGGCCCGGTTTGGGCAACTGGATTATCTGGAGCCGTTGTATGAAACGGAGAAAAGACTCACTGGTACCAACCGGGCTTTTCATCAGCCCGGGCATGGTTCGGTAGAAATGGCTGTATTCAGTTTATAG
- a CDS encoding helix-turn-helix domain-containing protein, producing MIKETSSNASNRQFLHSVCRINGALETIAGRWKALILIHISEQQNRFSLLKQMMPTVSDQVLGKQLRELETDGLISKTIIPEVPVRVDYSLTSKGEALLPILDALAHWYNPRDISEQL from the coding sequence ATGATAAAAGAAACATCCTCCAATGCATCCAACCGGCAGTTCCTGCACAGCGTATGCCGGATCAACGGAGCGCTGGAAACCATTGCGGGCAGATGGAAAGCCCTTATCCTGATACATATTTCAGAACAGCAAAACCGTTTCAGTTTGTTGAAGCAGATGATGCCCACTGTTTCAGATCAGGTGCTGGGTAAGCAACTGAGGGAGCTGGAAACAGACGGGTTGATTAGCAAAACAATCATCCCGGAAGTGCCGGTACGCGTGGATTACAGCCTTACATCCAAAGGAGAGGCGTTGTTGCCGATACTGGATGCATTGGCGCATTGGTATAATCCGCGTGATATCAGTGAGCAGCTGTAA
- a CDS encoding NADP-dependent oxidoreductase, with amino-acid sequence MKAIVLNGFGNVDQFSMNSFDIPAFQEHELLIAIKAAAFNPIDYQMRQGRRESLHMHSPILGREFAGVVIAAGKNTQGFQTGDEVIAAAGSKGSNGTYATHIALDYRMVAHKPASLSFSTATAIPASGLTAWQTFRRMQPQQQDHIFITGGAGGVGSFLIKLLKAHHTDQLFTTAGNEQSSAALQKLGLKPAQIIDYQQPDLTQQILAANGQRFFDWAVDIAGGSISETAAEVLGLNKNYADITFLGTARTRELLFDKGCHILNISNYAYMAAGKTEWYGQNLQQLTTLINDQVITPPAVQVVGSLSADTVKQAHLLMENNQTYGRKLVMTMD; translated from the coding sequence ATGAAAGCAATTGTATTGAACGGATTTGGAAATGTAGACCAGTTCAGCATGAACAGCTTTGATATACCTGCCTTTCAGGAACATGAGCTGTTGATAGCGATAAAAGCCGCTGCCTTTAATCCTATCGATTACCAGATGCGGCAGGGCCGCAGGGAAAGTCTGCACATGCATTCTCCCATACTGGGGCGGGAATTCGCCGGCGTTGTGATAGCTGCCGGTAAAAACACACAGGGCTTCCAGACTGGTGATGAAGTGATTGCTGCTGCCGGCAGCAAAGGTTCCAACGGCACCTATGCCACCCATATCGCCCTCGATTACCGGATGGTGGCACACAAGCCCGCATCATTATCTTTCAGCACAGCTACCGCTATCCCGGCCTCCGGTCTTACGGCCTGGCAAACCTTCCGGCGTATGCAGCCGCAGCAGCAGGATCATATTTTTATCACCGGTGGCGCCGGCGGGGTAGGCAGTTTCCTGATCAAACTGCTGAAAGCACATCATACAGATCAGCTGTTCACCACTGCAGGCAATGAACAAAGCAGCGCCGCATTACAGAAGCTGGGGCTGAAACCCGCACAGATCATCGATTACCAGCAGCCCGATCTGACACAGCAGATACTGGCCGCCAACGGACAGCGTTTTTTCGATTGGGCCGTGGATATCGCAGGAGGAAGTATTTCGGAAACAGCAGCGGAAGTACTGGGACTCAACAAAAACTATGCAGACATCACCTTTCTGGGTACTGCCCGTACACGGGAACTGCTGTTCGACAAAGGCTGCCATATCCTGAACATCTCCAACTACGCGTATATGGCAGCTGGCAAGACAGAGTGGTACGGACAAAACCTGCAGCAGCTCACCACACTGATCAACGATCAGGTAATCACCCCTCCCGCTGTGCAGGTGGTAGGCAGTTTAAGCGCTGATACGGTGAAACAGGCACACCTGCTGATGGAGAATAATCAGACCTATGGCCGTAAACTGGTTATGACGATGGACTAA
- a CDS encoding MBL fold metallo-hydrolase yields the protein MLKCGIFAVEYTTMQHKSLTSRERILRSRNFKDGAFQNLTLTPIKADDVTYFTMLKEAMNRPGNVKPEAPLPVVKAPLRAVSGYKPVVTWFGHSSYLIQIKGLNILVDPVFSGNASPMPFTVRAFPGSDAYTAADMPPIDILIITHNHYDHLDKKTIAQLLPSTKAIYTGLGVGKDIRTCGNYPADRITEMDWWETIQISDEVSLTATPARHFSGRGLKRGGSLWASFVLHLYGYTLFLGGDSGYDTHFKEIGAEYGPFDLAILECGQYNYAWPFIHMAPEQTVQAALDLDAKVLLPVHWAKFTLSNHAWNEPPKRVTAAAAEKGLAVTTPMIGEQVIVGESYPHQQWWNL from the coding sequence ATGTTGAAATGTGGTATTTTTGCGGTGGAATATACCACCATGCAGCATAAATCATTGACTTCCAGAGAGCGTATTTTACGGTCCCGGAACTTTAAAGACGGAGCGTTCCAGAACCTGACGCTCACCCCCATCAAAGCGGACGATGTCACTTATTTCACCATGTTGAAAGAGGCGATGAACAGGCCCGGCAATGTAAAGCCGGAGGCACCGTTGCCTGTTGTAAAAGCGCCACTTCGTGCAGTGTCTGGTTATAAGCCGGTGGTTACCTGGTTTGGTCATTCTTCCTATCTGATACAGATCAAGGGCCTCAATATATTGGTAGATCCCGTTTTCAGCGGCAATGCTTCACCCATGCCTTTCACCGTGAGGGCCTTTCCTGGTAGTGATGCCTATACGGCCGCTGATATGCCGCCTATCGATATATTGATCATCACCCATAACCACTACGATCATCTGGATAAGAAAACGATTGCACAATTGTTGCCCTCCACCAAAGCGATATACACCGGACTGGGCGTAGGCAAGGATATACGTACCTGTGGTAATTATCCGGCAGACCGCATCACGGAAATGGACTGGTGGGAAACGATACAGATATCTGATGAGGTGTCGCTAACAGCAACGCCTGCACGTCACTTTTCCGGCAGAGGATTAAAAAGAGGCGGCAGCCTCTGGGCTTCTTTTGTATTACACCTTTACGGCTATACGCTTTTTCTGGGCGGCGATTCAGGGTATGATACGCATTTTAAGGAGATAGGAGCGGAATACGGTCCATTCGACCTGGCCATCCTGGAATGCGGACAGTATAACTATGCATGGCCCTTTATTCACATGGCACCGGAACAAACCGTACAGGCCGCCCTGGACCTGGACGCTAAAGTGCTGTTGCCTGTACACTGGGCTAAGTTTACACTTTCCAACCATGCCTGGAATGAGCCACCAAAGAGGGTTACGGCTGCAGCTGCGGAAAAAGGCCTGGCCGTCACCACCCCCATGATCGGCGAACAGGTGATCGTCGGCGAAAGTTACCCACATCAGCAGTGGTGGAACCTATAA
- a CDS encoding Crp/Fnr family transcriptional regulator, with translation MKKARACDLKTCFLCRYSIPEWLTAVAAHRQHLACKKGETLFQEGAPATGIYFLYDGKVKVHKQWGPDKELIIRFAKKGDILGHRGFGSEQRLYPVSATALEDCTVCYIDNTFFEASLKVNPDLTYRLMQFYAAELQEAEKKMRNLVHMDVKSRLADALLEISRVYGHKQFTINRQDLASFAGTTYETIYRILQDFIQQQLITAEGKSITILQEKKLQQLLTAAH, from the coding sequence ATGAAAAAAGCCAGAGCCTGCGATCTGAAGACATGTTTTTTGTGCCGCTATTCCATACCAGAATGGCTGACAGCGGTAGCTGCCCACCGGCAGCATCTCGCCTGTAAAAAAGGAGAAACACTGTTTCAGGAAGGCGCTCCGGCCACCGGCATTTATTTTTTGTATGACGGGAAAGTAAAAGTGCACAAACAATGGGGACCCGATAAAGAGTTGATCATCCGTTTTGCCAAAAAGGGCGATATCCTCGGCCACCGTGGCTTTGGCAGTGAACAACGCCTGTACCCCGTATCTGCTACTGCCCTGGAAGACTGCACCGTTTGTTATATAGACAATACTTTTTTTGAAGCCTCTCTTAAAGTAAACCCAGACCTCACCTATCGGCTGATGCAGTTTTATGCCGCAGAATTACAGGAGGCAGAAAAGAAAATGCGCAACCTCGTGCACATGGACGTGAAAAGCAGGCTGGCAGATGCCCTGCTGGAAATAAGCCGGGTATACGGGCACAAACAATTTACTATCAACCGGCAGGACCTCGCCTCTTTTGCCGGCACCACCTACGAAACCATCTATCGCATCCTGCAGGACTTCATCCAGCAACAGCTGATAACCGCAGAAGGGAAGTCCATCACCATCCTTCAGGAAAAAAAATTACAGCAACTGCTTACAGCTGCTCACTGA
- the acnA gene encoding aconitate hydratase AcnA produces MQQRTASLSKLEKDGKQISRLPFSIRILLENVLRNHDNFAITDEHVDTLVNWQPKPADKEIPFKPARVLMQDFTGVAAVVDIASIRAEVIRKGKDGASINPAIPVDLVVDHSVQVDFFATDYAYTKNVAYEYERNKERYQLLKWAQQAFDNFTVVPPGMGICHQVNLEYLAQGVISRDGWLFPDTLVGTDSHTPMVNGIGVLGWGVGGIEAEAAILGQPIYFSCPEVIGLKLSGQLSEGVTATDMVLAITQLLRKYGVVDKFVEVFGEGLDHLSVPDRATISNMSPEFGCTVTYFPIDEQTLQYMRRTNRSEEQVAQVENYCKENMLWRHGNENISYSDVIELDLSKVQSAVAGPKRPQDRILVKDLHAEFQTLLNKEFKRMYTPEGKRRDTAWLYEGGSGTAFTYEIQKHAEDVAVEVDYLKSVRIKLKNEEYVLSDGAITIAAITSCTNTSNPSVMIGAGLVAKKAISRGLYVKPWVKTSLAPGSRVVTEYLQRSGLLAELEALRFHVVGYGCTSCIGNSGPLPPAIAEAVDKGSLIVASVLSGNRNFEARVHPQVKMNFLASPLLVVAYAITGRVDVDLFNDPLGYDPNGEPVYLRDIWPTQDEINEAMAAAVKQEDFRDTYAVIFDGDDQWKGLIAPTGKDYHWSNDSTYIKEAPFFYDLPGTPPAVEDVRNARVLLMLGDSVTTDHISPAGSFKADTPAGKYLLDRGIDPRMFNSYGSRRGNHEVMIRGTFANVRIKNALSPKEGGFTTLMPQGMVLPIYDAAMQYATTKTPLIILAGKEYGSGSSRDWAAKGTNLLGVKAVIAESYERIHRSNLVGMGVLPLEYVNGDTASSLGLYGTETYTITGIAEDLTPGKMVTVTATPASGPEIVFQVKCRLNSAIEIEYYKNGGILQYVLRAFLKKA; encoded by the coding sequence ATGCAACAACGTACAGCTTCTCTCAGCAAACTGGAAAAGGATGGAAAACAGATATCCCGTTTACCTTTTTCCATCAGAATCTTACTGGAAAATGTATTGCGCAACCACGACAACTTTGCGATCACCGACGAACATGTGGACACGCTGGTTAACTGGCAGCCTAAGCCTGCCGACAAGGAAATCCCCTTTAAGCCCGCTCGTGTGCTGATGCAGGATTTTACCGGTGTAGCCGCCGTGGTGGACATTGCTTCCATCCGCGCTGAAGTGATCAGAAAAGGAAAAGACGGTGCCAGTATCAACCCGGCCATCCCCGTAGATCTGGTGGTGGACCACTCGGTGCAGGTTGATTTTTTTGCCACAGACTATGCCTACACCAAAAATGTGGCCTATGAATATGAGCGTAACAAAGAACGTTACCAGCTCCTGAAATGGGCACAACAGGCTTTTGATAATTTTACGGTCGTGCCGCCAGGGATGGGCATCTGCCACCAGGTCAACCTGGAATACCTCGCACAGGGTGTTATCTCCCGCGATGGTTGGCTGTTCCCGGATACGCTGGTAGGAACTGACTCGCATACACCGATGGTCAATGGTATCGGCGTACTGGGCTGGGGCGTGGGTGGTATAGAAGCAGAAGCCGCTATCCTCGGACAACCTATTTATTTCTCCTGTCCGGAAGTGATAGGCCTTAAGCTCAGCGGCCAGCTTAGCGAAGGTGTAACGGCCACGGATATGGTGCTGGCCATCACCCAGCTGTTGCGTAAATATGGGGTGGTAGACAAATTTGTGGAAGTATTCGGTGAAGGCCTCGATCACCTTTCTGTGCCTGACCGCGCCACCATCTCCAATATGTCTCCTGAATTTGGTTGCACCGTTACTTATTTCCCTATAGATGAACAAACCCTTCAGTATATGCGGCGTACCAACCGCTCAGAAGAGCAGGTAGCCCAGGTGGAGAACTATTGCAAAGAAAACATGCTGTGGCGTCATGGCAATGAAAACATCAGCTATTCTGATGTAATAGAACTGGACCTCTCCAAGGTACAGTCTGCCGTGGCAGGCCCCAAACGCCCGCAGGACCGTATACTGGTGAAAGACTTACATGCTGAGTTTCAGACGCTGCTCAACAAGGAATTTAAAAGGATGTACACGCCGGAAGGCAAACGCCGCGATACAGCCTGGTTATACGAAGGTGGCTCCGGCACCGCGTTTACCTACGAGATACAGAAACATGCAGAAGATGTAGCAGTGGAAGTGGATTACCTGAAGTCGGTGCGCATCAAACTAAAAAATGAAGAATATGTGCTGAGCGACGGCGCTATTACCATTGCCGCGATCACCAGTTGTACCAATACTTCCAACCCCAGTGTGATGATAGGTGCGGGCCTGGTGGCTAAAAAAGCAATCAGCCGTGGCCTGTATGTGAAGCCCTGGGTGAAAACCAGTCTGGCACCGGGTTCCAGGGTGGTAACGGAGTACCTGCAACGTTCCGGGCTGCTGGCCGAACTGGAAGCATTACGTTTTCATGTGGTGGGTTATGGTTGTACTTCGTGTATTGGTAACAGTGGTCCGCTGCCGCCAGCTATTGCGGAAGCGGTGGATAAAGGCAGTCTGATTGTGGCGTCGGTATTGTCGGGCAACCGCAACTTTGAGGCGAGGGTGCATCCACAGGTGAAGATGAACTTCCTGGCATCGCCGCTGCTGGTTGTAGCTTACGCCATCACCGGCCGTGTGGATGTAGACCTGTTCAATGATCCGCTGGGTTATGATCCCAACGGAGAGCCGGTATATCTGCGTGACATCTGGCCTACTCAGGATGAAATCAATGAAGCGATGGCCGCAGCTGTTAAACAGGAAGATTTCCGCGACACCTATGCGGTGATCTTCGATGGTGACGACCAGTGGAAAGGACTGATAGCGCCTACAGGCAAAGATTATCACTGGAGCAATGATTCTACCTATATCAAGGAAGCGCCCTTCTTCTATGATCTTCCGGGTACACCTCCGGCAGTTGAAGATGTCCGGAATGCCCGTGTATTGCTGATGCTGGGCGATTCTGTGACAACAGACCATATCTCACCGGCGGGATCTTTTAAAGCAGATACACCTGCCGGCAAATACCTGCTGGACAGAGGCATTGATCCGAGGATGTTTAACTCTTACGGTTCCCGCAGAGGCAATCATGAGGTGATGATACGGGGCACTTTTGCCAATGTGCGTATCAAAAATGCATTGTCTCCGAAGGAAGGTGGTTTTACTACGCTGATGCCGCAAGGCATGGTATTGCCAATCTACGATGCGGCCATGCAGTATGCCACTACTAAAACACCTTTGATTATACTGGCCGGAAAAGAGTATGGCAGTGGTTCTTCCCGTGACTGGGCCGCCAAGGGCACCAACCTGCTGGGTGTAAAAGCAGTGATCGCGGAAAGTTATGAGCGGATTCACCGCAGCAATCTCGTTGGTATGGGCGTATTGCCACTGGAATACGTAAACGGAGATACAGCCTCCTCTTTAGGCCTGTATGGTACCGAAACCTATACCATCACTGGTATTGCAGAAGATCTGACACCGGGCAAGATGGTAACGGTAACGGCTACCCCGGCGAGTGGACCTGAAATTGTGTTCCAGGTTAAATGCCGCCTGAATTCCGCTATCGAAATTGAATACTATAAAAACGGCGGTATCCTGCAGTATGTGCTGAGAGCATTCCTGAAGAAAGCATAA
- a CDS encoding polymer-forming cytoskeletal protein, whose protein sequence is MHREFQLITCEDAMSRYQIHTKIYESEAAFLDMESNDSYFYIHTGDLHLQGDFVLDTDTLEDAPDGRPILGFLIIGNLEVEGSILNETGDYGPILYVAGNVSCRHLLIGGSPVRVTGNISAAEVIMLHYNHGWMQCDGTFTAPVMIVEDYYLMPAAKDISLFYYNDRDPESPADNACEESEDGDDIISPKLRALLNNTLTTDFEELRRDLAAGESVLQRQEQPASYWQQKVRKNWHDLKRVPLELRTQALCEEVLRTSVGALAYFPEDMLTPELAAAAVAKDGKALRYLPSEMITRELCYAAARNGAILRTDIPESFYEHALLCLIIKGADWQMEQVPRAFMTEDMFVLYVKAGRGAWLDRYCEQAGLSKQRILERVIADDIAYLENIFNWHLSATTYAFAQKRYDCPEYEEAWKNITERFARKIARLNVSPSS, encoded by the coding sequence ATGCATAGAGAATTTCAGCTTATCACCTGCGAGGATGCCATGAGCAGGTACCAGATACATACGAAGATCTACGAGAGTGAAGCCGCTTTCCTGGATATGGAAAGTAATGACAGCTACTTTTACATCCATACCGGCGACCTGCACCTGCAGGGTGATTTTGTGCTGGACACCGATACCCTGGAAGATGCACCTGATGGTAGACCTATCCTGGGTTTCCTCATCATCGGCAATCTGGAAGTGGAAGGCAGCATCCTCAATGAAACCGGTGATTATGGCCCTATCCTCTATGTAGCAGGCAATGTGTCGTGCCGGCATCTGCTCATTGGTGGCTCTCCTGTACGGGTGACCGGCAATATCAGTGCTGCCGAAGTGATCATGCTGCATTATAATCATGGATGGATGCAGTGTGATGGTACTTTCACCGCACCTGTGATGATTGTGGAAGATTATTACCTGATGCCTGCCGCCAAAGACATCAGCCTTTTCTATTACAACGACCGGGACCCCGAAAGTCCTGCAGACAATGCCTGCGAGGAATCGGAAGACGGTGATGATATCATCTCCCCTAAACTACGTGCACTGCTCAACAATACCCTTACCACCGACTTTGAAGAGCTGCGCCGTGATCTGGCTGCCGGAGAAAGTGTATTACAACGCCAGGAACAGCCAGCAAGCTACTGGCAGCAGAAAGTCCGCAAAAACTGGCACGATCTGAAACGGGTGCCGCTGGAACTGCGTACACAGGCGCTCTGCGAGGAAGTACTGCGCACGAGCGTAGGTGCGTTGGCGTATTTTCCCGAAGATATGCTCACACCTGAACTGGCCGCTGCTGCTGTCGCAAAAGATGGTAAGGCGCTGCGTTATCTGCCATCGGAGATGATCACACGCGAACTTTGTTATGCCGCTGCCCGCAACGGCGCTATCTTACGCACCGATATCCCGGAATCATTTTATGAACACGCTTTGTTATGCCTCATCATCAAAGGCGCCGACTGGCAGATGGAACAGGTGCCCAGGGCTTTTATGACGGAAGACATGTTTGTGCTGTACGTAAAAGCCGGCCGTGGTGCCTGGCTGGACCGCTACTGTGAACAGGCCGGCCTGTCCAAACAACGTATACTTGAGCGCGTGATAGCAGACGATATAGCATACCTGGAAAATATTTTCAACTGGCATCTGTCGGCTACTACCTACGCCTTTGCCCAAAAACGTTACGACTGTCCTGAATACGAAGAAGCCTGGAAAAATATCACCGAAAGGTTTGCCCGTAAGATAGCCCGGCTGAACGTTAGTCCATCGTCATAA
- a CDS encoding cyclase family protein: MNKRVKFDFDIRFTNGGGIRGEDFRLDIAGDDISDKELADYIVADMRLLMVGETHILNKEIITEPHKRKPINTGGHSYLVDLSHTIEDGLVTYKGLPAPIICDYLSREDSSKFYDGDTTFQIGKIEMVTNTGTYIDCPFHRYADGKDLSEVPLERFADLDAVVICVPYTQSLAVTADMLRNHEIRNRAVLVHTGWDTHWNTPTYYENHPYLTEDAAIYLRDCAVQLAGIDSHNIDNTQGRTRPVHSILLGAEILIVEHLCNLGLLPEDGFTFSAVPPKFRGAGTFPVRAMARLSK, encoded by the coding sequence ATGAACAAAAGAGTAAAATTTGATTTCGATATCCGTTTCACCAACGGCGGCGGCATCCGGGGCGAGGATTTCCGACTCGACATCGCCGGTGATGACATATCAGACAAAGAGCTGGCAGACTACATTGTGGCCGACATGCGTTTACTCATGGTAGGCGAAACTCATATACTCAACAAGGAAATTATCACGGAACCGCATAAACGTAAACCTATCAATACCGGCGGACACAGTTACCTGGTAGACCTGAGTCATACTATAGAAGATGGGCTGGTGACCTACAAAGGACTGCCCGCTCCTATCATCTGCGATTACCTGAGCCGGGAAGACTCCTCAAAATTTTATGATGGCGACACCACTTTCCAGATCGGGAAGATAGAAATGGTCACCAATACCGGCACCTATATCGACTGTCCTTTCCACCGCTATGCCGACGGCAAAGACCTGTCGGAGGTGCCACTGGAGCGCTTTGCCGATCTCGACGCCGTAGTGATATGTGTTCCTTATACCCAGTCACTGGCCGTAACCGCCGATATGCTGCGCAACCATGAAATCCGCAACCGCGCCGTACTGGTACATACCGGCTGGGATACCCACTGGAACACGCCCACCTACTACGAAAATCATCCCTATCTCACAGAAGATGCGGCTATCTATCTGCGTGACTGCGCCGTTCAACTGGCAGGCATCGACTCCCATAACATTGACAATACCCAGGGCCGCACAAGGCCGGTACATAGCATCCTGCTGGGTGCGGAGATCCTGATCGTAGAACATCTCTGCAACCTGGGCCTGTTGCCGGAAGACGGCTTTACTTTCAGCGCGGTGCCACCTAAATTCAGAGGTGCCGGCACTTTCCCTGTGAGGGCCATGGCCAGGCTGTCAAAATGA
- a CDS encoding chloride channel protein, with protein sequence MDHINRPKKAGNVSKRVFYLSMQALLNAVLVGFVAKGLVLLISLFTNLSFYGKFSFEERGPAGNQLGWTVVLVPIIGSIIVGLMARFGSKAIRGHGIPEAMENIILNESRIPPVITLLKPLSAAISIGTGGPFGAEGPIIATGGAMGSFTGQVIHISSAERKVLLAAGACAGMSAIFGSPLAAILLAIELLLFEFSPRSVIPVALSCITGAGMHLLLFGNDPVFAMPEIPVVSDRALIVYVLMGAGIGVVAALVSRSVYWVEDLFERLPLHWMWWPAIGAVVVGVIGYFAPHTMGVGYDNIKTLLTGQAALSLILSLCVLKYLSWVMSLGSGTSGGTLAPLFTIGGALGALIGVGVLHWFPGSDINLATAALIGMAAMFAGASRALLTAIVFALETTGQPHGLLPLIGACTTAYFVSFFLMKGSIMTEKIRRRGVTAPDEYTPDVLQQLNASMVLVQPSLMVSGSLTVAQVSMLLDNHSYYHRHLLVTDAAGRFTGYLDREKLTGHDNITVDKLMPAAAPFVWEDDDITLAAQLLERYQLSVLAVMRQEELSGMMTADAVLRAYSSRQRESARYHSAFFGNTRLLRLMARGKRLLAR encoded by the coding sequence ATGGATCATATAAATAGGCCTAAAAAGGCCGGGAATGTATCAAAAAGGGTTTTTTATCTGAGCATGCAGGCATTGCTCAATGCAGTACTGGTAGGCTTTGTAGCCAAAGGGCTGGTATTGCTGATCAGCCTGTTCACCAATCTCTCTTTTTACGGGAAATTTTCATTTGAAGAGCGGGGCCCTGCGGGCAATCAGCTGGGCTGGACGGTAGTGCTGGTGCCTATCATTGGTAGTATCATAGTAGGATTGATGGCGCGTTTCGGTAGCAAAGCCATCAGAGGGCATGGTATTCCGGAAGCGATGGAAAACATTATTCTGAATGAGAGCCGGATACCGCCGGTGATTACTTTGCTGAAACCCTTGTCGGCAGCCATTTCTATTGGTACCGGTGGTCCTTTCGGTGCAGAAGGCCCTATCATTGCCACAGGTGGTGCCATGGGATCTTTTACCGGGCAGGTGATCCATATTTCATCTGCAGAGAGGAAGGTGCTGCTGGCGGCAGGTGCCTGTGCAGGTATGTCGGCGATCTTCGGCAGTCCGCTGGCGGCGATACTGCTGGCGATAGAGTTGTTGTTGTTTGAATTTTCTCCCCGTTCGGTGATTCCGGTGGCATTGTCCTGTATTACAGGAGCGGGCATGCACCTGTTGCTGTTTGGCAATGACCCGGTGTTTGCGATGCCGGAAATACCGGTGGTGTCTGACAGGGCGTTGATAGTATATGTGCTGATGGGCGCCGGTATCGGCGTGGTGGCGGCTTTGGTGTCGCGTTCGGTTTATTGGGTAGAAGATCTTTTTGAGCGGCTGCCGCTGCACTGGATGTGGTGGCCGGCAATTGGTGCGGTGGTGGTAGGTGTGATCGGTTATTTTGCGCCGCATACGATGGGCGTGGGATACGATAATATTAAAACCTTGCTGACTGGTCAGGCTGCGTTGTCGTTGATACTTTCACTTTGTGTACTGAAATATCTTTCCTGGGTGATGTCGCTGGGCAGCGGTACCTCCGGTGGTACACTGGCGCCGCTCTTCACTATCGGCGGGGCTTTAGGCGCGCTGATAGGTGTAGGGGTACTGCACTGGTTTCCCGGTAGTGATATCAACCTGGCCACGGCAGCGCTGATAGGTATGGCTGCTATGTTTGCCGGGGCTTCCCGCGCATTGCTGACAGCAATTGTGTTTGCGCTGGAGACAACGGGGCAGCCGCATGGTTTGTTGCCACTGATCGGAGCTTGCACGACAGCTTATTTTGTTTCTTTCTTCCTTATGAAAGGATCGATCATGACCGAGAAGATACGGCGCAGAGGTGTTACTGCACCGGATGAATATACGCCTGATGTATTACAGCAGCTCAATGCGTCGATGGTGCTGGTGCAGCCATCGCTGATGGTGTCCGGATCGCTTACGGTTGCGCAGGTGAGCATGCTGTTGGACAATCATTCCTACTATCACCGGCATCTGCTGGTGACAGATGCTGCGGGCCGTTTCACCGGTTACCTGGACCGCGAAAAACTCACGGGGCATGATAATATTACGGTAGATAAACTGATGCCTGCAGCCGCTCCGTTTGTATGGGAGGATGATGATATTACACTGGCGGCGCAGCTACTGGAGCGTTATCAACTCAGTGTGCTCGCGGTGATGCGGCAGGAGGAGCTGAGCGGAATGATGACAGCGGATGCTGTATTGCGTGCCTATAGCAGCCGGCAGCGGGAATCGGCAAGGTACCATTCTGCTTTTTTCGGCAATACCCGGTTGCTCCGGTTGATGGCGAGAGGAAAACGTTTGCTGGCGAGGTAG